One genomic region from Streptomyces sp. NBC_00582 encodes:
- a CDS encoding flavin reductase family protein — protein MGHAGMAAAAVRYLRAGPVEPLPRPELRCVREDERAPVDPGEFRRVLGNFASGVTVVTATTPDGPAGFACQSFSSLSLDPPLVAFMVGRTSTTWPRIAHAGAFCVNVLAARQAALCRAFAVSGADKFTGVPYDAAPATGSPRLTGTLAWIDCTVHAVHTGGDHLIVVGRVSALGTTADGDGEEPLLFHRGRFLPPRA, from the coding sequence ATGGGACACGCGGGGATGGCGGCCGCCGCCGTCCGTTACTTGAGGGCGGGCCCGGTCGAACCGCTGCCCCGTCCCGAACTGCGCTGCGTCCGCGAGGACGAGCGGGCGCCGGTGGACCCGGGCGAGTTCCGGCGGGTGCTGGGGAACTTCGCGTCGGGCGTGACCGTTGTCACGGCGACGACGCCGGACGGCCCCGCCGGCTTCGCCTGCCAGTCCTTCTCCTCCCTCTCCCTCGACCCGCCCCTGGTCGCCTTCATGGTCGGCCGTACGTCCACGACCTGGCCGCGCATCGCCCACGCGGGCGCCTTCTGCGTCAACGTCCTCGCCGCGCGCCAGGCCGCGCTGTGCCGCGCCTTCGCGGTGAGCGGCGCCGACAAGTTCACGGGCGTGCCCTATGACGCGGCCCCGGCCACGGGCTCCCCGCGCCTCACCGGCACGCTCGCGTGGATCGACTGCACCGTCCACGCGGTCCACACGGGAGGCGACCACCTCATCGTCGTGGGCCGGGTGAGCGCCCTGGGGACGACCGCCGACGGGGACGGGGAAGAGCCCCTGCTGTTCCACAGGGGCCGGTTCCTCCCGCCGCGCGCCTAG
- a CDS encoding sensor histidine kinase — MPETETIRRWLLPALLAAAQLAWLGAEGPWRDGGPRGAVATVAVGCALAVETAALGRRRQAPVTSLAWSIGTLTVGLVAWEDGYFALGAPVSLYSVAVRCPLPVTLRAVAAVVAAEWLLSFALSGFHTVPLAEWAVAALLYVLCAGLGEARRQWHARRLTAARLLAGAEESRRHAAENERERLARELHDVSAHHLTSVVVTVDAARRLGDTRPELTAEALEFAERTGLETQTSLLRLVGLLRDPEPREAESMTGRIQELVAGFGRLGRPIATELPPDLTGAVGEAVHGIVREALTNAVRYAPGTAVRVAVRREEGRLLVSVTNGPSGARTAQASAIPGSGHGVRGMRQRAAAVGGELDAGPTAEGGWRVEAVLPDTGGAQAQRGRQRDVLREQLLVDPVLAFTAAVLPVFFVLVGTEGWSRGARDAALPGIVLVSVLFALHALPLVGRRRAPRATLTAVLASSLLWPVAAASAPLAHLSSYFVVGLIAEGLAVNALGAYSHRGPRTWPWVTATGVVSTCVLITTAAADGGLPAAVPSWLNWAVLIVLPSLSACAVFAVLWGAGLLVRRRRLRVLAQNDFALASSAWQADRSAGAERQLLAARLSDAVLHRTAHLVELARAGRLDEVAAEARSTLAAMRELLHGLDRSPHA, encoded by the coding sequence ATGCCTGAGACAGAGACGATCCGCCGGTGGTTGCTGCCCGCGCTGCTGGCGGCGGCGCAGCTCGCCTGGCTGGGGGCCGAGGGCCCCTGGCGTGACGGCGGTCCGCGCGGAGCGGTCGCGACCGTGGCGGTCGGGTGCGCGCTCGCGGTGGAGACGGCTGCCCTGGGCCGGCGGCGGCAGGCCCCGGTGACCTCCCTGGCCTGGTCGATCGGCACCCTGACCGTCGGGCTGGTCGCCTGGGAGGACGGCTACTTCGCCCTGGGGGCTCCGGTGTCCCTGTACTCGGTCGCGGTCCGCTGTCCGCTTCCCGTGACGCTGCGGGCCGTCGCCGCGGTCGTCGCCGCCGAATGGCTGCTGTCCTTCGCCCTGTCCGGGTTCCACACCGTGCCCCTCGCGGAATGGGCGGTCGCGGCCCTGCTGTACGTGCTCTGCGCCGGGCTGGGGGAGGCGCGACGCCAGTGGCACGCGCGGCGCCTGACCGCGGCCCGTCTTCTGGCGGGGGCCGAGGAGAGCAGACGGCACGCCGCGGAGAACGAACGGGAGCGCCTGGCCCGTGAGTTGCACGACGTGAGCGCCCATCACCTGACCTCGGTGGTCGTCACCGTGGACGCGGCCCGCAGGCTCGGCGACACGCGGCCGGAGCTGACGGCCGAGGCCCTGGAGTTCGCGGAACGCACCGGCCTGGAGACACAGACGTCCCTGCTGCGGCTGGTGGGGCTCCTGCGGGACCCGGAGCCGCGCGAGGCCGAATCGATGACCGGCCGCATCCAGGAACTGGTCGCGGGATTCGGCCGGCTGGGCCGCCCCATCGCCACCGAGCTCCCCCCGGACCTGACCGGCGCGGTGGGCGAGGCCGTCCACGGCATCGTCCGTGAGGCCCTCACCAACGCCGTCCGCTACGCCCCCGGCACGGCCGTCCGGGTCGCCGTACGGCGCGAGGAGGGCCGGCTGCTGGTGTCGGTGACCAACGGACCCTCGGGAGCGCGGACGGCGCAGGCGTCCGCCATCCCGGGGTCCGGGCACGGCGTCAGGGGCATGAGGCAGCGCGCGGCCGCGGTCGGCGGCGAGCTCGACGCCGGTCCCACGGCAGAGGGCGGCTGGCGGGTCGAGGCGGTGCTGCCCGACACCGGTGGCGCTCAGGCACAGCGCGGCCGGCAGCGGGACGTCCTGCGGGAACAGTTGCTCGTCGACCCCGTGCTCGCGTTCACCGCGGCGGTGCTGCCGGTCTTCTTCGTGCTGGTCGGAACCGAGGGCTGGAGCCGGGGAGCCAGGGACGCGGCCCTCCCCGGAATCGTCCTGGTCTCCGTTCTGTTCGCCCTCCACGCTCTTCCCCTGGTGGGGCGGCGCCGCGCGCCCCGGGCCACGCTGACGGCCGTCCTGGCGAGCTCCCTGCTCTGGCCCGTGGCCGCCGCTTCGGCCCCCTTGGCGCACCTGTCCTCCTACTTCGTCGTGGGCCTGATCGCCGAAGGTCTCGCCGTCAACGCGCTGGGCGCCTACAGCCACCGCGGCCCGCGCACCTGGCCCTGGGTGACGGCGACGGGCGTGGTGAGCACCTGTGTGCTGATCACCACGGCGGCTGCCGACGGCGGTCTGCCGGCGGCCGTGCCCTCATGGCTCAACTGGGCGGTGCTGATCGTGTTGCCGAGCCTGTCGGCGTGCGCGGTCTTCGCCGTTCTCTGGGGCGCCGGTCTGCTGGTCCGCCGGCGCCGGCTGCGGGTGCTCGCGCAGAACGACTTCGCGCTCGCCAGTTCCGCGTGGCAGGCCGACCGGTCCGCGGGGGCCGAACGGCAGCTGCTCGCGGCGCGGCTGAGCGATGCCGTCCTGCACCGCACGGCGCATCTCGTGGAGCTCGCCCGCGCGGGACGGCTTGACGAGGTCGCGGCCGAGGCCCGCTCGACTCTCGCCGCCATGCGCGAACTGCTGCACGGCCTCGACCGGTCGCCGCACGCATGA
- a CDS encoding GlxA family transcriptional regulator yields the protein MSDGPDFRPHRVVVLALDGILPFELGIPHRIFGRPKDAAGRPLYEVLTCSIRPPGPVETDADFAIMVEHGPETLATADTVVVPASYELGPVFEEGVLTDELAAALAHLRPGTRLASICTGVYVLAAAGLLDGRPATTHWADAEHLQRLFPQVDVDPDVLFIDDGDVLTSAGVAAGIDLCLHMVRRDHGTAIANDVARRTVVPPHRDGGQAQYIERPVPDPQQTGTTAARAWALGRLHEPIQLRDMAAREAMSVRSFTRRFREETGVSPGQWLTQQRVERARHLLESTDRSVDRVARDAGFGTAQSMRQHLQAALGVTPTAYRRTFRTAGGGTPIGEHRSHGGVGTPS from the coding sequence ATGAGTGATGGCCCGGACTTCCGCCCGCACCGCGTCGTCGTCCTCGCCCTGGACGGCATCCTCCCCTTCGAGCTGGGCATCCCGCACCGCATCTTCGGCCGCCCCAAGGACGCCGCGGGGCGGCCTCTGTACGAGGTCCTGACCTGCTCGATCCGGCCGCCGGGCCCCGTCGAGACGGACGCCGACTTCGCGATCATGGTGGAGCACGGGCCGGAGACCCTCGCCACCGCCGACACCGTCGTCGTCCCCGCCTCGTACGAGCTCGGCCCGGTCTTCGAGGAGGGTGTGCTCACCGACGAACTCGCCGCCGCGCTCGCCCACCTCCGGCCCGGCACCCGGCTCGCCTCCATCTGCACCGGGGTGTACGTCCTCGCCGCCGCCGGCCTGCTCGACGGGCGGCCCGCCACCACGCACTGGGCCGACGCCGAGCATCTGCAACGGCTCTTCCCGCAGGTCGACGTCGACCCGGACGTCCTGTTCATCGACGACGGCGACGTCCTCACCTCCGCCGGGGTCGCCGCCGGCATCGACCTGTGCCTGCACATGGTCCGCCGCGACCACGGCACCGCGATCGCCAACGACGTCGCCCGCCGCACCGTCGTACCGCCGCACCGCGACGGCGGTCAGGCGCAGTACATCGAACGGCCCGTGCCCGATCCGCAGCAGACCGGCACGACCGCCGCGCGCGCCTGGGCGCTCGGGCGGCTCCACGAGCCGATCCAACTGCGGGACATGGCCGCGCGGGAGGCCATGTCCGTACGGTCGTTCACCCGCCGCTTCCGGGAGGAGACCGGCGTCAGCCCGGGCCAGTGGCTCACCCAGCAGCGCGTCGAACGCGCCCGCCATCTGCTGGAGTCCACCGACCGGTCCGTCGACCGGGTCGCCCGGGACGCCGGGTTCGGCACCGCCCAGTCGATGCGACAGCACCTGCAGGCGGCCCTCGGGGTCACACCGACCGCGTACCGCCGCACCTTCCGCACCGCCGGCGGCGGAACGCCCATCGGCGAGCACCGGAGCCACGGCGGCGTCGGCACCCCGAGCTGA
- a CDS encoding acetate--CoA ligase family protein has translation MLGSTHGTLTTDSRRARVIACGEQPGPAVHGRPADVDDLDVSGRPLYATVPDLDRFFRPESVAVIGASDAEGRPNTGVTRQLVGWAERVGARLHPVHPTRASVFGLPCVASVADLPEQVDLAVLLVADPLPVIEQLAEAKVRFAVVFASGFAETGEAGAAAQSRLAAAVERSGVRLLGPNTNLNAFERFREDLTGPSIALITQSGHQGRPVFALQELGIRLSHWAPTGNEADLETSDFLSYFAERPEVGAIACYVEGLKDGRAFLLAADRAARRGVPVVAVKVGRTETGARTAASHTGKLTGADEVVDAAMRQYGVIRVDGLDELQETAALLARARRPSADGVVVYSISGGTGAHAADLATAAGLRLPTLSAAKQAELHQWIPEYLNVANPVDNGGHPVGDWRGRKIIDAILDDPEVGVLICPITGPFPPLSDRLVQDLVDAAEQTDKLVCVVWGSPVGTEPAYREVLLGSSRVATFRSLGNCITAVRAHLEHHRFVSDYRSPFDQAPRTPSPSFRKAQLLMRPGQQLSEHAAKQLLRAYGIRVPREQLVTSAAAAVRAAGLVGYPVVMKASGAQIAHKTELGLVKVGLTSASQVRDAYRELTDIARYEGVSLDGVLVCQMVERGVEMVVGMTHDDLFGPTVTVGLGGVLVEVLRDAAVRVPPFGEDQARDMLAELRGRALLDGVRGRPPADVDALVEVVLRVQRMALELGSDLAELDINPLVVLPRGQGAVALDALAVCR, from the coding sequence ATGCTTGGATCAACCCACGGCACCCTCACCACCGACTCCCGCCGGGCCCGGGTCATCGCGTGCGGCGAGCAGCCCGGGCCCGCCGTCCACGGCCGGCCCGCCGACGTCGACGACCTCGACGTCAGCGGCCGGCCGTTGTATGCGACCGTCCCCGATCTGGACCGGTTCTTCCGGCCCGAGTCGGTGGCGGTCATCGGCGCCTCGGACGCCGAGGGACGCCCGAACACCGGTGTCACCCGGCAACTCGTGGGCTGGGCCGAGCGGGTGGGGGCGCGGCTGCACCCCGTGCACCCCACCCGCGCGTCCGTCTTCGGCCTCCCCTGCGTGGCGTCGGTCGCCGACCTGCCGGAGCAGGTCGATCTGGCCGTGCTCCTGGTCGCCGATCCGCTGCCCGTGATCGAGCAGCTGGCCGAGGCCAAGGTGCGCTTCGCGGTCGTGTTCGCCTCGGGTTTCGCGGAGACGGGCGAGGCGGGGGCCGCGGCGCAGTCCCGGCTGGCGGCGGCCGTGGAACGCTCGGGCGTCCGGCTGCTCGGCCCCAACACCAATCTCAACGCCTTCGAGCGGTTCCGCGAGGACCTCACCGGACCCTCGATCGCGCTGATCACCCAGTCCGGTCACCAGGGCCGCCCGGTCTTCGCGCTCCAGGAGCTGGGCATCCGGCTCTCGCACTGGGCGCCGACCGGCAACGAGGCCGATCTGGAGACCTCCGACTTCCTGTCGTACTTCGCCGAGCGGCCCGAGGTCGGCGCCATCGCCTGTTACGTGGAGGGCCTGAAGGACGGCCGTGCCTTCCTGCTCGCCGCCGACCGGGCGGCGCGGCGCGGGGTCCCCGTGGTGGCCGTGAAGGTGGGCCGCACCGAGACCGGCGCGCGCACCGCCGCCTCCCACACCGGCAAGCTGACCGGCGCGGACGAGGTGGTGGACGCGGCGATGCGGCAGTACGGGGTGATCCGGGTCGACGGCCTGGACGAGCTCCAGGAGACGGCGGCCCTGCTCGCCCGGGCCCGCCGCCCGAGCGCGGACGGGGTGGTCGTCTACTCCATCTCGGGCGGCACCGGCGCCCACGCTGCCGACCTGGCGACGGCGGCCGGGCTGCGGCTGCCCACCCTGTCGGCCGCCAAGCAGGCCGAGCTGCACCAGTGGATCCCCGAATACCTGAACGTGGCCAACCCGGTCGACAACGGGGGGCATCCGGTCGGGGACTGGCGCGGTCGGAAGATCATCGACGCGATCCTCGACGACCCTGAGGTGGGGGTGCTGATCTGCCCGATCACCGGCCCGTTCCCCCCGTTGAGCGATCGTCTGGTGCAGGACCTGGTGGACGCGGCGGAGCAGACGGACAAGCTGGTGTGCGTGGTGTGGGGCTCGCCGGTGGGCACCGAACCGGCCTACCGCGAGGTGCTGCTGGGCTCCTCCCGGGTGGCGACCTTCCGCTCCCTCGGCAACTGCATCACGGCGGTCCGGGCGCATCTGGAGCACCACCGCTTCGTGAGCGACTACCGCTCGCCCTTCGACCAGGCCCCGCGCACCCCGTCGCCGTCCTTCCGCAAGGCGCAGCTGCTGATGCGCCCGGGCCAGCAGCTCAGCGAGCACGCGGCGAAGCAGCTGCTTCGGGCGTACGGGATCCGGGTCCCGCGCGAGCAGTTGGTGACCAGTGCGGCGGCGGCCGTGCGGGCGGCGGGGCTGGTCGGCTACCCGGTGGTGATGAAGGCGTCCGGCGCGCAGATCGCCCACAAGACCGAGCTGGGTCTGGTCAAGGTCGGCCTCACCTCGGCGAGCCAGGTCCGCGACGCCTACCGCGAGCTCACCGACATCGCCCGCTACGAGGGCGTCTCGCTGGACGGCGTCCTGGTCTGCCAGATGGTCGAGCGGGGGGTGGAGATGGTGGTCGGGATGACCCACGACGACCTGTTCGGCCCGACGGTCACGGTCGGTCTCGGCGGGGTGCTGGTGGAGGTCCTGCGCGACGCCGCCGTACGCGTGCCCCCCTTCGGGGAGGACCAGGCCAGGGACATGCTCGCCGAACTCCGGGGGCGGGCCCTGCTGGACGGCGTCCGGGGCCGCCCGCCGGCCGATGTCGACGCCCTCGTCGAAGTCGTCCTGCGGGTCCAGCGCATGGCCCTGGAGCTGGGCTCCGACCTGGCCGAGCTCGACATCAACCCGCTGGTGGTGCTGCCCCGGGGCCAGGGCGCGGTGGCGTTGGACGCGCTGGCGGTGTGTCGCTGA
- a CDS encoding flavin monoamine oxidase family protein, which yields MARERQLSPGSGDGLSRRSLLGRTAAVAAGATALTATAAGTASAATTRTVDVAIVGAGLAGLTAARDLVAAGRTVAVLEARGRVGGRVLNLSLANGGVTEGGGEFIGPTQDRIKALADSLGVATFATYNTGNNLLYKDGKRTPYATDGLLGSVPPVDAAGLANAAIVQASLDDMAKTVPVDAPWTAAKAEEWDRQTFETWLRANAVIPSAKFLLDVACTSIFSAEPRELSLLFVLFYIAAAGNESTVGTLERLTETANGAQELRFVGGSQQVPIKLAATLGDRVVLNAPVRTITQSGSSYVVTADGITVTAKKVVVAAPPPLAARITYDPLLPAGRDQLTQRLPMASVAKAIAIYDTPFWRADGLNGQVVSDTGVVSSTFDNSPPDASYGALMGFIEADEARAYDAASEAEVKAAVLKDYVTYFGAKAASPTSFVLQRWNNEAYTRGGPVSIAAPGVLTQYGPALRKPVGGIHWAGTETSTYWMGFMDGAVRSGERVAKEVLAAL from the coding sequence GTGGCACGTGAAAGACAGCTCTCCCCCGGCTCCGGCGACGGCCTCTCCCGCCGCTCCCTGCTCGGCCGCACCGCCGCGGTGGCCGCCGGCGCGACCGCCCTCACCGCGACCGCCGCCGGCACGGCCTCCGCGGCGACCACCCGGACCGTGGACGTCGCGATCGTCGGCGCCGGCCTGGCCGGCCTCACCGCGGCCCGCGACCTGGTCGCGGCCGGCAGGACGGTCGCCGTCCTGGAGGCCCGCGGCCGCGTCGGCGGCCGGGTCCTCAACCTGTCCCTGGCCAACGGCGGGGTGACCGAGGGCGGCGGCGAGTTCATCGGCCCGACCCAGGACCGCATCAAGGCGCTCGCCGACTCCCTCGGCGTGGCCACCTTCGCCACCTACAACACGGGCAACAACCTCCTCTACAAGGACGGGAAGAGGACCCCGTACGCCACCGACGGCCTCCTCGGCTCGGTGCCGCCGGTCGACGCGGCCGGTCTCGCCAACGCCGCGATCGTGCAGGCCTCACTGGACGACATGGCCAAGACGGTCCCGGTCGACGCGCCCTGGACCGCCGCCAAGGCGGAGGAATGGGACCGGCAGACCTTCGAGACCTGGCTGCGCGCCAACGCCGTGATCCCCTCGGCCAAGTTCCTCCTGGACGTGGCCTGCACCTCGATCTTCTCGGCCGAACCGCGTGAACTCTCCCTCCTGTTCGTGCTCTTCTACATCGCCGCCGCCGGCAACGAGTCCACCGTCGGCACCCTGGAGCGCCTCACCGAGACCGCGAACGGCGCCCAGGAACTGCGCTTCGTCGGCGGCTCCCAGCAGGTGCCGATCAAGCTGGCCGCCACCCTCGGCGACCGGGTGGTGCTGAACGCCCCGGTGCGCACGATCACCCAGTCCGGCAGCAGCTACGTGGTGACCGCCGACGGCATCACCGTCACCGCGAAGAAGGTCGTCGTCGCCGCGCCCCCGCCGCTCGCCGCCCGCATCACCTACGACCCGCTCCTGCCGGCCGGCCGCGACCAGCTCACCCAGCGGCTGCCGATGGCCTCGGTCGCCAAGGCGATCGCGATCTACGACACCCCCTTCTGGCGGGCCGACGGCCTCAACGGCCAGGTCGTCAGCGACACCGGCGTGGTCAGCTCCACCTTCGACAACTCCCCGCCCGACGCCTCCTACGGCGCCCTGATGGGCTTCATCGAGGCCGACGAGGCCCGGGCGTACGACGCGGCGAGCGAGGCCGAGGTCAAGGCGGCGGTGCTGAAGGACTATGTGACGTACTTCGGCGCGAAAGCGGCCTCCCCCACCTCCTTCGTCCTGCAACGCTGGAACAACGAGGCCTACACCCGCGGCGGCCCCGTCTCCATCGCCGCGCCCGGCGTCCTGACCCAGTACGGTCCCGCCCTGCGCAAGCCGGTGGGCGGCATCCACTGGGCCGGGACCGAGACCTCGACCTACTGGATGGGCTTCATGGACGGAGCCGTCCGCTCGGGCGAGCGGGTGGCGAAGGAGGTTCTGGCCGCGCTGTAG
- a CDS encoding Zn-dependent alcohol dehydrogenase, translating to MRGVLFDGKRAEVVDDLDVRDPGPGEVLVAISAAGLCHSDLSVVDGTIPFPAPVVLGHEGAGVVEAVGAGVGHVVPGDHVALSTLASCGTCAECDRGRPTMCRQAIGRPQKPFTRAGRAVYQFASNSAFAERTVVKAVQAVRIPKDIPLTSAALIGCGVLTGVGAVLNRARVGYGESVVVIGTGGVGLNVLQGARIAGALRIVAVDANPAKETVARRFGATDFLTSTDGVRDVLPTGADHVFECVGRVELIRAAVDLLDRHGQAVLLGVPPATAEATFLVSSLFLDKSILGCRYGASRPQRDIALYAGLYREGRLLLDELITQTYPVEDFEKAAADAEAGRVARGVLTF from the coding sequence ATGCGAGGTGTGCTGTTCGACGGGAAGCGGGCGGAGGTCGTCGACGATCTCGACGTACGCGATCCGGGGCCGGGCGAGGTGCTGGTGGCGATCTCGGCGGCCGGGCTGTGCCACAGCGATCTGTCGGTGGTCGACGGGACGATCCCCTTCCCGGCGCCGGTCGTCCTCGGCCATGAGGGAGCGGGGGTGGTGGAGGCGGTCGGGGCCGGCGTCGGTCATGTCGTCCCCGGTGACCATGTGGCCCTGTCCACCCTCGCGAGCTGCGGGACCTGCGCCGAGTGCGACCGGGGGCGGCCGACGATGTGCCGGCAGGCCATCGGGCGGCCCCAGAAGCCGTTCACGCGCGCGGGGCGGGCCGTCTACCAGTTCGCCTCCAACTCCGCCTTCGCCGAGCGGACGGTCGTCAAGGCCGTCCAGGCGGTGCGGATACCGAAGGACATACCGCTGACGTCCGCCGCGCTCATCGGATGCGGGGTGCTGACCGGGGTGGGCGCCGTGCTCAACCGCGCGCGGGTCGGGTACGGCGAGAGTGTCGTCGTCATCGGGACGGGCGGTGTCGGGCTCAACGTCCTCCAGGGCGCGCGGATCGCGGGGGCGCTGCGGATCGTCGCCGTGGACGCCAACCCGGCGAAGGAGACGGTGGCCCGGCGGTTCGGGGCCACCGACTTCCTGACCTCCACGGACGGCGTGCGGGACGTGCTGCCGACCGGCGCGGACCATGTCTTCGAGTGCGTGGGGCGGGTGGAACTGATCCGGGCGGCCGTCGACCTGCTCGACCGGCACGGGCAGGCGGTCCTGCTGGGGGTGCCGCCGGCGACGGCGGAGGCGACCTTCCTGGTCTCCTCCCTCTTCCTGGACAAGTCCATCCTGGGCTGCCGCTACGGCGCCTCGCGCCCCCAGCGGGACATCGCCCTGTACGCCGGCCTGTACCGCGAGGGCCGGCTCCTCCTCGACGAACTCATCACCCAGACCTACCCGGTCGAGGACTTCGAGAAGGCGGCGGCGGACGCGGAGGCGGGACGGGTGGCGCGGGGGGTGCTCACCTTCTAG
- a CDS encoding MFS transporter, whose product MTQTSEARAAVEDEKPTSRTRPRRSRMITPHRAWFVAAVTFVTIIGAAAFRSLPGLLIDPLHQEFGWSRGTIGAAVSVNLALYGLTAPFAAALMDRFGIRRVVAVALTVIALGSGLTVWMTAAWQLLLCWGLLVGLGSGSMALAFAATVTNRWFTERRGLVSGILTAASASGQLIFLPLLSWMITRYDWRPAAVTVALAALAVVPFVWLLLRDHPADVGASPYGSKEFVPKPAPVQGAASRTIKVLFSAMRTGPFWLLAGTFAICGASTNGLVQTHFVPAAHDHGMPVTAAASLLAVVGVFDVVGTIASGWFTDRFSPRRLLAVYYALRGISLLFLPMLLAPTVHPPMIFFIVFYGLDWVATVPPTLALCREQYGDDSAIVFGWVLASHQVGAALVAFLGGVARDTFGSYDVVWYASGALCAAAALMALVIRRRPTGPALAAA is encoded by the coding sequence GTGACCCAGACAAGCGAGGCTCGCGCAGCCGTAGAGGACGAGAAGCCCACCTCCCGTACCCGCCCGCGGCGGAGCCGCATGATCACGCCGCACCGCGCCTGGTTCGTCGCCGCCGTCACCTTCGTCACGATCATCGGCGCGGCCGCCTTCCGCTCGCTGCCCGGTCTGCTCATCGACCCGCTGCACCAGGAGTTCGGCTGGTCACGCGGCACGATCGGCGCGGCCGTCTCGGTCAACCTCGCCCTGTACGGGCTCACCGCGCCCTTCGCCGCCGCGCTGATGGACCGTTTCGGCATCCGCCGGGTGGTCGCGGTCGCCCTGACCGTGATCGCGCTCGGCTCCGGCCTGACGGTGTGGATGACGGCGGCCTGGCAACTCCTGCTCTGCTGGGGACTGCTGGTCGGTCTGGGCTCCGGCTCGATGGCGCTGGCCTTCGCCGCGACGGTCACCAACCGCTGGTTCACCGAGCGCCGCGGCCTGGTCAGCGGCATCCTGACCGCCGCGTCCGCCTCCGGCCAGCTCATCTTCCTGCCGCTGCTGTCCTGGATGATCACCCGCTACGACTGGCGCCCCGCCGCGGTCACGGTGGCCCTGGCCGCCCTCGCCGTCGTCCCCTTCGTCTGGCTGCTGCTGCGCGACCACCCGGCGGACGTGGGGGCGAGCCCGTACGGGTCGAAGGAGTTCGTGCCGAAGCCGGCGCCCGTGCAGGGGGCCGCGAGCCGCACGATCAAGGTCCTGTTCTCCGCCATGCGCACCGGGCCCTTCTGGCTGCTCGCCGGCACCTTCGCGATCTGCGGCGCCTCCACGAACGGCCTGGTCCAGACCCACTTCGTGCCCGCCGCCCACGACCACGGCATGCCGGTCACGGCCGCGGCCTCGCTCCTCGCGGTCGTCGGTGTCTTCGACGTCGTCGGCACGATCGCCTCCGGCTGGTTCACCGACCGCTTCTCGCCGCGCCGCCTGCTGGCGGTCTACTACGCGCTGCGCGGGATCTCCCTCCTCTTCCTGCCCATGCTGCTGGCGCCGACCGTCCATCCGCCGATGATCTTCTTCATCGTCTTCTACGGCCTCGACTGGGTCGCCACCGTCCCGCCCACCCTCGCCCTGTGCCGCGAGCAGTACGGCGACGACAGCGCCATCGTCTTCGGCTGGGTCCTGGCCTCCCACCAGGTCGGCGCGGCCCTGGTCGCCTTCCTCGGCGGCGTCGCCCGCGACACCTTCGGCTCCTACGACGTCGTCTGGTACGCCTCGGGCGCCCTGTGCGCGGCGGCGGCCCTGATGGCCCTGGTCATCCGCCGACGGCCGACGGGGCCGGCCCTGGCGGCGGCCTGA
- a CDS encoding enoyl-CoA hydratase/isomerase family protein: protein MTDSPREAGTTGTTGTTGKPEIPAESWVRHTTDNHVLVVTLNRPDALNAITPDLREHLIKIFSEASADPAVRAVVLTGAGRGFCAGADLRGGAATGDRVPGDVARTIRLGAQRLIAAVLDCEKPVIAAVNGTAAGLGAHLAFACDLVLAAESARFIEVFVRRGLVPDGGGAYLLPRLIGPQRAKELMFFGDALTAPDAERLGLVNRVVPDGASEKTAREWAARLAAGPTRALALTKQLVNASLDTDRATAFAAEATAQEINMTTADAQEGVASFVERRAAAFRGR from the coding sequence ATGACTGATTCCCCCCGTGAGGCCGGAACGACCGGAACGACCGGAACGACCGGCAAGCCGGAGATTCCCGCTGAGTCATGGGTACGGCACACCACTGACAATCACGTCCTGGTCGTCACCCTCAACCGCCCCGACGCCCTCAACGCCATCACCCCTGACCTGCGAGAACACCTGATAAAGATTTTTTCCGAGGCGTCCGCCGACCCCGCCGTGCGGGCCGTCGTCCTCACCGGCGCCGGGCGCGGGTTCTGCGCGGGAGCGGATCTGCGGGGCGGAGCGGCGACGGGCGACCGCGTCCCCGGCGACGTGGCCCGCACGATCCGCCTCGGCGCCCAGCGTCTGATCGCGGCCGTCCTGGACTGCGAGAAGCCGGTGATAGCGGCGGTGAACGGCACGGCGGCGGGCCTCGGCGCGCATCTCGCGTTCGCCTGCGATCTGGTCCTGGCCGCCGAATCGGCCCGGTTCATCGAGGTGTTCGTGCGCCGCGGCCTGGTCCCCGACGGTGGGGGCGCCTACCTCCTCCCCCGGTTGATCGGCCCGCAGCGGGCCAAGGAGCTGATGTTCTTCGGCGACGCCCTCACCGCGCCGGACGCCGAACGCCTCGGCCTGGTCAACCGGGTGGTCCCGGACGGCGCGTCGGAGAAGACGGCCCGGGAGTGGGCGGCCCGCCTGGCCGCCGGCCCCACCCGTGCCCTCGCCCTCACCAAACAGCTCGTCAACGCCTCCCTCGACACCGACCGGGCCACCGCCTTCGCCGCCGAGGCCACCGCGCAGGAGATCAACATGACGACGGCGGACGCTCAGGAGGGGGTGGCCAGCTTCGTGGAGCGACGGGCGGCCGCGTTCAGGGGACGGTGA